From a region of the Equus przewalskii isolate Varuska chromosome 2, EquPr2, whole genome shotgun sequence genome:
- the RCC1 gene encoding regulator of chromosome condensation isoform X1: protein MPPKRIAKRRSPPEDALPKSKKAKDPRNQAVRAAASRHVPGARSCRVSHRSHSTEPGLVLTLGQGDVGQLGLGENVLERKKPALVAIPEDVVQAEAGGMHTVCLSKSGQVYSFGCNDEGALGRDTSVEGSEMVPGKVELQEKVVQVSAGDSHTAALTEDGRVFLWGSFRDNNGVIGLLEPMKKSMVPVQVQLSMPVVKVASGNDHLVMLTADGDLYTLGCGEQGQLGRVPELFANRGGRQGLERLLVPKCVMLKSRGSRGHVRFQDAFCGAYFTFAISHEGHVYGFGLSNYHQLGTPGTESCFVPQNLTSFKNSTKSWVGFSGGQHHTVCMDSEGRAYSLGRAEYGRLGLGEGAEEKSIPTLISRLPAVSSVACGASVGYAVTKDGRVFAWGMGTNYQLGTGQEEDAWSPVEMTGKQLENRVVLSVSSGGQHTVLLVKDKEQS, encoded by the exons ATGCCACCCAAGCGTATAGCTAAGAGAAGGTCACCTCCAGAAGATGCCCTCCCCAAAAGCAAGAAGGCGAAGG ACCCTCGTAACCAGGCAGTGAGGGCCGCTGCCTCCCGCCACGTTCCGGGCGCCCGCTCCTGCCGAG TCTCACATAGGTCCCACAGCACAGAACCCGGCTTGGTGCTGACGCTGGGCCAGGGCGATGTGGGCCAGCTGGGACTGGGCGAGAATgtgctggaaaggaagaagccagccctggtggccatTCCAGAGGATGTTGTGCAGGCCGAGGCTGGGGGCATGCACACTGTGTGTCTAAGCAAAAGTGGTCAG GTCTACTCCTTCGGCTGCAATGATGAGGGTGCCCTGGGAAGGGACACATCAGTGGAGGGCTCAGAGATGGTCCCCGGGAAAGTGGAACTACAAGAGAAGGTGGTACAGGTGTCAGCAGGAGACAGTCACACAGCAGCCCTCACCGAGGATGGCCGTGTCTTCCTCTGGGGCTCCTTCCGG GACAATAATGGTGTGATCGGGCTCTTGGAGCCCATGAAGAAGAGCATGGTGCCTGTGCAAGTGCAGCTGAGTATGCCTGTGGTGAAGGTGGCCTCAG GAAATGACCACTTGGTGATGCTGACAGCTGATGGCGACCTCTACACTTTGGGCTGCGGGGAGCAGGGCCAGCTGGGCCGTGTACCTGAATTATTTGCTAATCGTGGTGGCCGGCAGGGCCTTG AACGACTCTTGGTCCCCAAGTGTGTGATGCTGAAGTCCAGGGGAAGCCGGGGCCACGTGAGGTTCCAGGATGCCTTCTGTGGCGCTTACTTCACCTTTGCCATCTCCCACGAGGGCCATGTATACGGCTTTGGCCTCTCCAACTACCATCAGCTTG GAACCCCAGGCACAGAATCTTGCTTTGTACCCCAGAACCTGACATCCTTCAAGAATTCCACCAAGTCCTGGGTGGGCTTCTCTGGTGGCCAGCACCATACAGTCTGCATGGATTCAGAAG gaAGAGCATACAGCCTGGGCCGGGCTGAGTATGGGCGGCTGGGCCTTGGGGAGGGTGCTGAGGAGAAGAGCATACCCACCCTCATCTCCAGGCTGCCTGCCGTCTCCTCAGTGGCTTGTGGGGCCTCTGTGGGGTATGCTGTGACCAAGGATG GTCGTGTTTTTGCCTGGGGCATGGGCACCAACTACCAGCTGGGCACGGGGCAGGAGGAGGATGCCTGGAGCCCTGTGGAGATGACAGGCAAACAGCTGGAGAACCGTGTGGTCTTATCTGTGTCCAGTGGGGGCCAACACACAGTCTTACTAGTCAAGGACAAGGAGCAGAGCTGA
- the RCC1 gene encoding regulator of chromosome condensation isoform X3 — translation MPPKRIAKRRSPPEDALPKSKKAKDPRNQAVRAAASRHVPGARSCRVSHRSHSTEPGLVLTLGQGDVGQLGLGENVLERKKPALVAIPEDVVQAEAGGMHTVCLSKSGQVYSFGCNDEGALGRDTSVEGSEMVPGKVELQEKVVQVSAGDSHTAALTEDGRVFLWGSFRDNNGVIGLLEPMKKSMVPVQVQLSMPVVKVASGNDHLVMLTADGDLYTLGCGEQGQLGRVPELFANRGGRQGLERLLVPKCVMLKSRGSRGHVRFQDAFCGAYFTFAISHEGHVYGFGLSNYHQLGTPGTESCFVPQNLTSFKNSTKSWVGFSGGQHHTVCMDSEGRVFAWGMGTNYQLGTGQEEDAWSPVEMTGKQLENRVVLSVSSGGQHTVLLVKDKEQS, via the exons ATGCCACCCAAGCGTATAGCTAAGAGAAGGTCACCTCCAGAAGATGCCCTCCCCAAAAGCAAGAAGGCGAAGG ACCCTCGTAACCAGGCAGTGAGGGCCGCTGCCTCCCGCCACGTTCCGGGCGCCCGCTCCTGCCGAG TCTCACATAGGTCCCACAGCACAGAACCCGGCTTGGTGCTGACGCTGGGCCAGGGCGATGTGGGCCAGCTGGGACTGGGCGAGAATgtgctggaaaggaagaagccagccctggtggccatTCCAGAGGATGTTGTGCAGGCCGAGGCTGGGGGCATGCACACTGTGTGTCTAAGCAAAAGTGGTCAG GTCTACTCCTTCGGCTGCAATGATGAGGGTGCCCTGGGAAGGGACACATCAGTGGAGGGCTCAGAGATGGTCCCCGGGAAAGTGGAACTACAAGAGAAGGTGGTACAGGTGTCAGCAGGAGACAGTCACACAGCAGCCCTCACCGAGGATGGCCGTGTCTTCCTCTGGGGCTCCTTCCGG GACAATAATGGTGTGATCGGGCTCTTGGAGCCCATGAAGAAGAGCATGGTGCCTGTGCAAGTGCAGCTGAGTATGCCTGTGGTGAAGGTGGCCTCAG GAAATGACCACTTGGTGATGCTGACAGCTGATGGCGACCTCTACACTTTGGGCTGCGGGGAGCAGGGCCAGCTGGGCCGTGTACCTGAATTATTTGCTAATCGTGGTGGCCGGCAGGGCCTTG AACGACTCTTGGTCCCCAAGTGTGTGATGCTGAAGTCCAGGGGAAGCCGGGGCCACGTGAGGTTCCAGGATGCCTTCTGTGGCGCTTACTTCACCTTTGCCATCTCCCACGAGGGCCATGTATACGGCTTTGGCCTCTCCAACTACCATCAGCTTG GAACCCCAGGCACAGAATCTTGCTTTGTACCCCAGAACCTGACATCCTTCAAGAATTCCACCAAGTCCTGGGTGGGCTTCTCTGGTGGCCAGCACCATACAGTCTGCATGGATTCAGAAG GTCGTGTTTTTGCCTGGGGCATGGGCACCAACTACCAGCTGGGCACGGGGCAGGAGGAGGATGCCTGGAGCCCTGTGGAGATGACAGGCAAACAGCTGGAGAACCGTGTGGTCTTATCTGTGTCCAGTGGGGGCCAACACACAGTCTTACTAGTCAAGGACAAGGAGCAGAGCTGA
- the RCC1 gene encoding regulator of chromosome condensation isoform X4 codes for MPPKRIAKRRSPPEDALPKSKKAKVSHRSHSTEPGLVLTLGQGDVGQLGLGENVLERKKPALVAIPEDVVQAEAGGMHTVCLSKSGQVYSFGCNDEGALGRDTSVEGSEMVPGKVELQEKVVQVSAGDSHTAALTEDGRVFLWGSFRDNNGVIGLLEPMKKSMVPVQVQLSMPVVKVASGNDHLVMLTADGDLYTLGCGEQGQLGRVPELFANRGGRQGLERLLVPKCVMLKSRGSRGHVRFQDAFCGAYFTFAISHEGHVYGFGLSNYHQLGTPGTESCFVPQNLTSFKNSTKSWVGFSGGQHHTVCMDSEGRVFAWGMGTNYQLGTGQEEDAWSPVEMTGKQLENRVVLSVSSGGQHTVLLVKDKEQS; via the exons ATGCCACCCAAGCGTATAGCTAAGAGAAGGTCACCTCCAGAAGATGCCCTCCCCAAAAGCAAGAAGGCGAAGG TCTCACATAGGTCCCACAGCACAGAACCCGGCTTGGTGCTGACGCTGGGCCAGGGCGATGTGGGCCAGCTGGGACTGGGCGAGAATgtgctggaaaggaagaagccagccctggtggccatTCCAGAGGATGTTGTGCAGGCCGAGGCTGGGGGCATGCACACTGTGTGTCTAAGCAAAAGTGGTCAG GTCTACTCCTTCGGCTGCAATGATGAGGGTGCCCTGGGAAGGGACACATCAGTGGAGGGCTCAGAGATGGTCCCCGGGAAAGTGGAACTACAAGAGAAGGTGGTACAGGTGTCAGCAGGAGACAGTCACACAGCAGCCCTCACCGAGGATGGCCGTGTCTTCCTCTGGGGCTCCTTCCGG GACAATAATGGTGTGATCGGGCTCTTGGAGCCCATGAAGAAGAGCATGGTGCCTGTGCAAGTGCAGCTGAGTATGCCTGTGGTGAAGGTGGCCTCAG GAAATGACCACTTGGTGATGCTGACAGCTGATGGCGACCTCTACACTTTGGGCTGCGGGGAGCAGGGCCAGCTGGGCCGTGTACCTGAATTATTTGCTAATCGTGGTGGCCGGCAGGGCCTTG AACGACTCTTGGTCCCCAAGTGTGTGATGCTGAAGTCCAGGGGAAGCCGGGGCCACGTGAGGTTCCAGGATGCCTTCTGTGGCGCTTACTTCACCTTTGCCATCTCCCACGAGGGCCATGTATACGGCTTTGGCCTCTCCAACTACCATCAGCTTG GAACCCCAGGCACAGAATCTTGCTTTGTACCCCAGAACCTGACATCCTTCAAGAATTCCACCAAGTCCTGGGTGGGCTTCTCTGGTGGCCAGCACCATACAGTCTGCATGGATTCAGAAG GTCGTGTTTTTGCCTGGGGCATGGGCACCAACTACCAGCTGGGCACGGGGCAGGAGGAGGATGCCTGGAGCCCTGTGGAGATGACAGGCAAACAGCTGGAGAACCGTGTGGTCTTATCTGTGTCCAGTGGGGGCCAACACACAGTCTTACTAGTCAAGGACAAGGAGCAGAGCTGA
- the RCC1 gene encoding regulator of chromosome condensation isoform X2, whose amino-acid sequence MPPKRIAKRRSPPEDALPKSKKAKVSHRSHSTEPGLVLTLGQGDVGQLGLGENVLERKKPALVAIPEDVVQAEAGGMHTVCLSKSGQVYSFGCNDEGALGRDTSVEGSEMVPGKVELQEKVVQVSAGDSHTAALTEDGRVFLWGSFRDNNGVIGLLEPMKKSMVPVQVQLSMPVVKVASGNDHLVMLTADGDLYTLGCGEQGQLGRVPELFANRGGRQGLERLLVPKCVMLKSRGSRGHVRFQDAFCGAYFTFAISHEGHVYGFGLSNYHQLGTPGTESCFVPQNLTSFKNSTKSWVGFSGGQHHTVCMDSEGRAYSLGRAEYGRLGLGEGAEEKSIPTLISRLPAVSSVACGASVGYAVTKDGRVFAWGMGTNYQLGTGQEEDAWSPVEMTGKQLENRVVLSVSSGGQHTVLLVKDKEQS is encoded by the exons ATGCCACCCAAGCGTATAGCTAAGAGAAGGTCACCTCCAGAAGATGCCCTCCCCAAAAGCAAGAAGGCGAAGG TCTCACATAGGTCCCACAGCACAGAACCCGGCTTGGTGCTGACGCTGGGCCAGGGCGATGTGGGCCAGCTGGGACTGGGCGAGAATgtgctggaaaggaagaagccagccctggtggccatTCCAGAGGATGTTGTGCAGGCCGAGGCTGGGGGCATGCACACTGTGTGTCTAAGCAAAAGTGGTCAG GTCTACTCCTTCGGCTGCAATGATGAGGGTGCCCTGGGAAGGGACACATCAGTGGAGGGCTCAGAGATGGTCCCCGGGAAAGTGGAACTACAAGAGAAGGTGGTACAGGTGTCAGCAGGAGACAGTCACACAGCAGCCCTCACCGAGGATGGCCGTGTCTTCCTCTGGGGCTCCTTCCGG GACAATAATGGTGTGATCGGGCTCTTGGAGCCCATGAAGAAGAGCATGGTGCCTGTGCAAGTGCAGCTGAGTATGCCTGTGGTGAAGGTGGCCTCAG GAAATGACCACTTGGTGATGCTGACAGCTGATGGCGACCTCTACACTTTGGGCTGCGGGGAGCAGGGCCAGCTGGGCCGTGTACCTGAATTATTTGCTAATCGTGGTGGCCGGCAGGGCCTTG AACGACTCTTGGTCCCCAAGTGTGTGATGCTGAAGTCCAGGGGAAGCCGGGGCCACGTGAGGTTCCAGGATGCCTTCTGTGGCGCTTACTTCACCTTTGCCATCTCCCACGAGGGCCATGTATACGGCTTTGGCCTCTCCAACTACCATCAGCTTG GAACCCCAGGCACAGAATCTTGCTTTGTACCCCAGAACCTGACATCCTTCAAGAATTCCACCAAGTCCTGGGTGGGCTTCTCTGGTGGCCAGCACCATACAGTCTGCATGGATTCAGAAG gaAGAGCATACAGCCTGGGCCGGGCTGAGTATGGGCGGCTGGGCCTTGGGGAGGGTGCTGAGGAGAAGAGCATACCCACCCTCATCTCCAGGCTGCCTGCCGTCTCCTCAGTGGCTTGTGGGGCCTCTGTGGGGTATGCTGTGACCAAGGATG GTCGTGTTTTTGCCTGGGGCATGGGCACCAACTACCAGCTGGGCACGGGGCAGGAGGAGGATGCCTGGAGCCCTGTGGAGATGACAGGCAAACAGCTGGAGAACCGTGTGGTCTTATCTGTGTCCAGTGGGGGCCAACACACAGTCTTACTAGTCAAGGACAAGGAGCAGAGCTGA